The following proteins come from a genomic window of Portunus trituberculatus isolate SZX2019 chromosome 35, ASM1759143v1, whole genome shotgun sequence:
- the LOC123513194 gene encoding uncharacterized protein K02A2.6-like isoform X2: MRGKLAHAVGILEDDNNTPVGDILILVHAHFERQRNVTFRRVKFEERRQGTGFPADKLDVPSTLLDFWKIRGDLATEDGLVLYGSRLVVTASLRRQVLSRLHDSHRGIEATKRRARQVVWWPGINSDITSCVKACHACQEVLPSQQKEPLISDPLPSRPFEDVSADLFTHAGKDYLIYADRLSGWPCVAEYGREASSRTTTKLLCRIFRDVGVPVRLRSDGGPQFTSSTFRSFTQRWGINHVMSSPGYPQSNGHAEAFVKVKYLIAKVCATDASDEAAF; encoded by the exons ATGCGTGGGAAGTTGGCGCACGCTGTCGGGATTTTAGAGGACGACAACAACACGCCAGTCGGTGATATCCTCATCCTCGTCCATGCACACTTCGAAAGGCAGCGCAACGTGACCTTTCGTCGTGTGAAGTTCGAGGAACGCCGCCAGGGTACCG GTTTCCCTGCTGACAAATTGGATGTTCCATCTACTCTCCTGGATTTCTGGAAGATTCGCGGCGACCTGGCGACGGAGGATGGACTAGTGTTGTATGGATCACGGCTCGTTGTGACTGCTTCCCTTAGGCGTCAAGTCCTCTCTCGCTTACACGACTCCCACAGGGGTATCGAAGCTACGAAGCGTCGGGCTCGTCAAGTTGTCTGGTGGCCCGGTATCAACAGCGATATTACCAGTTGCGTGAAGGCATGCCATGCCTGCCAGGAAGTGCTGCCATCACAACAAAAGGAACCTTTGATCTCCGACCCACTGCCCTCTCGCCCATTCGAAGATGTGTCTGCTGACCTGTTCACACACGCCGGTAAGGATTACCTCATTTACGCTGACCGCTTGTCAGGGTGGCCATGTGTTGCAGAGTATGGTCGAGAAGCATCGTCACGCACCACGACGAAACTGCTGTGCCGCATTTTTCGGGATGTGGGTGTACCAGTCCGCCTACGCTCAGATGGAGGACCTCAATTCACCAGCTCAACGTTCCGATCTTTTACACAGCGCTGGGGTATTAACCATGTTATGTCTTCCCCAGGATACCCTCAGTCCAATGGGCATGCCGAGGCCTTCGTCAAGGTGAAGTATCTCATTGCTAAGGTGTGTGCAACTGACGCCAGCGATGAGGCGGCCTTTTGA
- the LOC123513194 gene encoding uncharacterized protein K02A2.6-like isoform X1 produces the protein MLRCDECLDSCLVTRITSGVVNQSLRRKLLAIDPPPDLPDVLRLCRSEESAMKTETDLDNAGNVVKRISTNKRRPRSASRGRQMGATRCTGCGGSPHPQGRLKQCKAWGFPADKLDVPSTLLDFWKIRGDLATEDGLVLYGSRLVVTASLRRQVLSRLHDSHRGIEATKRRARQVVWWPGINSDITSCVKACHACQEVLPSQQKEPLISDPLPSRPFEDVSADLFTHAGKDYLIYADRLSGWPCVAEYGREASSRTTTKLLCRIFRDVGVPVRLRSDGGPQFTSSTFRSFTQRWGINHVMSSPGYPQSNGHAEAFVKVKYLIAKVCATDASDEAAF, from the exons ATGCTGAGGTGTGACGAGTGCTTAGACTCGTGTTTGGTTACTCGCATCACCTCTGGGGTTGTAAATCAGTCCCTACGGAGGAAGTTACTGGCCATTGATCCACCTCCAGACCTTCCTGATGTTCTACGACTGTGCCGCAGTGAAGAATCTGCCATGAAGACCGAGACTGACCTTGACAATGCTGGGAACGTTGTAAAACGGATCTCCACCAACAAGCGCCGCCCTCGGAGTGCTTCACGTGGTCGTCAGATGGGTGCAACGAGGTGCACAGGCTGTGGAGGTTCACCGCACCCGCAAGGGCGTCTCAAGCAGTGCAAAGCATGGG GTTTCCCTGCTGACAAATTGGATGTTCCATCTACTCTCCTGGATTTCTGGAAGATTCGCGGCGACCTGGCGACGGAGGATGGACTAGTGTTGTATGGATCACGGCTCGTTGTGACTGCTTCCCTTAGGCGTCAAGTCCTCTCTCGCTTACACGACTCCCACAGGGGTATCGAAGCTACGAAGCGTCGGGCTCGTCAAGTTGTCTGGTGGCCCGGTATCAACAGCGATATTACCAGTTGCGTGAAGGCATGCCATGCCTGCCAGGAAGTGCTGCCATCACAACAAAAGGAACCTTTGATCTCCGACCCACTGCCCTCTCGCCCATTCGAAGATGTGTCTGCTGACCTGTTCACACACGCCGGTAAGGATTACCTCATTTACGCTGACCGCTTGTCAGGGTGGCCATGTGTTGCAGAGTATGGTCGAGAAGCATCGTCACGCACCACGACGAAACTGCTGTGCCGCATTTTTCGGGATGTGGGTGTACCAGTCCGCCTACGCTCAGATGGAGGACCTCAATTCACCAGCTCAACGTTCCGATCTTTTACACAGCGCTGGGGTATTAACCATGTTATGTCTTCCCCAGGATACCCTCAGTCCAATGGGCATGCCGAGGCCTTCGTCAAGGTGAAGTATCTCATTGCTAAGGTGTGTGCAACTGACGCCAGCGATGAGGCGGCCTTTTGA